ATCACAGGCTCTTTTTATCTATCATCCGTCAACCCCACAGTTTTGAGGGAACGAATCGGAGAAAAGTAGAAAACAAATGGCCGCATTTTTCAAGAAAATTACCACAAGAGGTCGAGAAATAGTTGCTGATTTTCCAGTTTGTCGGTTCCTTGTCAGTCGTCTTGGCAACAACCAGTTGACTTCCATAGGCGCAACTGATAAACACCATCAAGCAATTTGATCAACGTTCCAGGCTTGGACTGGTGATCAACAACATACGATTTCAGATGCTCTCACGAGCTTAATAGGGAACCCTGTGCAATTCAGGGACGGGCCCGCCGCTGTAACCGGGGACGAAAGCCGCTTGATGTCACTGCCGAAATTCGGTGGGAAGACGTGGCCGGTAGGATGATCTGGAAGTCAGAAGACCTGTCTGAAATTTAGTAATACGCGCTCCTAAGGCAGGGAGACGTATTGAATGTCTTGTGGATAGAAAAGGGATATCCCAGGTCGATGTGTATTCGGTCTGGGCTTTTTTACGCCCGGACCCAAGGAAGATTTGGGAAGGAGCGTACCCCATGAAGACAATGCAATGGAATTGGCTGGTGGCAGCCCTGCTGTGCTTCGGCATGGTCGGCACGGTGTGGGCCAAAGAGGCGACCCAGGACTATGACCTCGGTCAGATCGTCGTCACCGCCGACCGTTATCCGGTCAACGAACAGCAGAGTGCTCGCTTCGTCACGGTGCTGACGGCCGAGCAACTGGAGGAATCCGGCGGCAACAACGTTATTGATGCCCTCAAACGCAGTGGCGCGTTATCCTACAAGTCGTTGGCCCCACTCGGCGTCAGCCGCATGGGCATGAAAAGCGAGGTCAGTATTCGCGGCCTCGAAGACGGTGAACTGGTGCTGATCAACGGCGTGCCGATCCAAAGTGCCTCCGGCGGCAGCTACGATCTCAACGCCATCGGCCTCGATCAGATCGAGCGTGTTGAGATCCTCACCGGCGCCGCCTCAACTCTGTACGGTGCCGACGCCATGACCGGCGTCATCAACATCATCACCCGCCAGCCCGGCCAACCACTGTCACCCTACGCCGGCGTCGAGCTGGGCGAACTCGGCTATCAGAACCACAGCGTCGGCCTGACCAGTGAAAAACTCAACCTCGGTGCCCGCTATCAGCGCCTTGACGGCATCGACACCATCTACCGCAGTTTTGCCACCAAAAGCCCCTACCGTTACGACATGCAGGCCACCGATCAGCTGTCGGCCAGCCTCAACTACCATCCGGCTGAACACTGGACCCTCGACTATCTGGTGACCACCATCGAAACCGGCTTTGTTAAACGCTATGACAGCCCGAGCAAGGAGCCGACGTATTACGACCAGGATCAGGAAAAACACTTCGCCGATATCCGCTACGAGGCCGATAATGTCACCGTCAAGGGATTCTATTCCTTTGATGAACTGACCAAAAACCAGACCTCCCCCAGTGCCCCGGAGGAAAAAAGGCGCACCTACAACTACGGCCTCAGCGGTGATTACCGCTTTACGGCCTTGACCCTGGAGCAGACGGTCGGTGCCGACTTTATCCGTCGGGTGGCCGATTACGACTACTCCTACGGTCGCCACGCCCGCGATGACAGCGCCCTGTTCTGGCAGATCAAACGCCCCTTCTTTGAACGGCTGATCGTCAGTGCCGGTGCCCGCGAGCAATGGATCAACGGCTACGACGGCGCCTGCGACTACAGCCGTTTTCTGCCCAGTGCCGGGCTGAACGTTGAGGTGACCTCAGCCCTGCATCTGTTTGCCAATGCCGGGAAAGCCTTTCGCGCCCCGAGCTTTAACGACCAGTATTATTCCACGGCCACCCGCGTCGGCAATCCCGACCTGGAACCGGAAGAAGGCTGGAGCTATGAAGCCGGCGTGAAATACGACCACCCCGCCGTGCATCTGCGCGTGGCCCTGTTTCTGATGAAATTCGATGATAAAATCATCTCTTACGAGCGCGATGACGGCATGAACAGTTACTACAATGCCGGAGATTACGAAAATCAGGGCATCGAATGGCAGCTGGTCTACGCCCCTTTTCACCACCAGCAGGGAATGTGGAAGAACCTGTCCTTTTCCGCGCGCGGCTTTGTCGCCAACCCGAAAGCCGACGACAGTGACGGCGAGCTGACCCAGGTGGGGCCACGGGTGCAGACGGCCTTCGGCATCAAATATCTGGGGCGCGTGTTGACCT
This is a stretch of genomic DNA from uncultured Desulfuromonas sp.. It encodes these proteins:
- a CDS encoding TonB-dependent receptor, whose product is MKTMQWNWLVAALLCFGMVGTVWAKEATQDYDLGQIVVTADRYPVNEQQSARFVTVLTAEQLEESGGNNVIDALKRSGALSYKSLAPLGVSRMGMKSEVSIRGLEDGELVLINGVPIQSASGGSYDLNAIGLDQIERVEILTGAASTLYGADAMTGVINIITRQPGQPLSPYAGVELGELGYQNHSVGLTSEKLNLGARYQRLDGIDTIYRSFATKSPYRYDMQATDQLSASLNYHPAEHWTLDYLVTTIETGFVKRYDSPSKEPTYYDQDQEKHFADIRYEADNVTVKGFYSFDELTKNQTSPSAPEEKRRTYNYGLSGDYRFTALTLEQTVGADFIRRVADYDYSYGRHARDDSALFWQIKRPFFERLIVSAGAREQWINGYDGACDYSRFLPSAGLNVEVTSALHLFANAGKAFRAPSFNDQYYSTATRVGNPDLEPEEGWSYEAGVKYDHPAVHLRVALFLMKFDDKIISYERDDGMNSYYNAGDYENQGIEWQLVYAPFHHQQGMWKNLSFSARGFVANPKADDSDGELTQVGPRVQTAFGIKYLGRVLTLNADVINLNDREDDLESELTVNLYSRYQLPVGALTFSVDNLFDEEVVTGGSTTSEYYGLGRLIKAGYEIRY